In one window of Chryseobacterium viscerum DNA:
- a CDS encoding S41 family peptidase gives MKNFLKLQCIAIVVFLISCTNNNDESAPVFPEGSTESVNLWVQDSMKRYYYWADQMPAKPDYRLPVKDFFKSLLSSQDRFSFMVNTEDSSSYPRSIRNMYGFDYTVVKLASNQVVTIIKLVLQNSPAFNAGLERGMIITKINGKVITAANAESMASSIKDQTVVDLTVGKWQNGTVADEKNITVYYGFSFEQPILSKVFEKNGKKAGYLYIYDFPDGMTQTLNQKFTEFKAAGVQELILDLRYNYGGSVSSAAALCSLIPSGLSSGSPFIIFKGNKNGGEVKRTFAQQIAYDPKALDFATLRANALGLQKVFILTSNSTASAAEIVINNLKPYMQVIQIGDTTLGKDMAGFVVEDKRKPRKISWQIHPVIYKVFNANGAGEYSNGISPQVIVNEYAGLPLLPLGDPNETLISSALNGGYFKSAGQEKNGEAKILFQSDVPPMVTGK, from the coding sequence ATGAAAAACTTTTTAAAACTTCAATGCATTGCCATCGTAGTCTTTCTCATTTCGTGTACGAATAATAATGACGAAAGCGCACCTGTTTTTCCGGAAGGGAGTACAGAATCTGTGAATCTCTGGGTTCAGGACAGCATGAAACGGTATTATTACTGGGCAGATCAGATGCCTGCGAAACCTGATTACAGGCTTCCTGTAAAGGATTTTTTTAAGAGCCTTCTGTCTTCTCAGGACCGTTTTTCTTTCATGGTGAATACTGAAGATTCTTCCAGCTATCCACGTTCTATAAGGAATATGTACGGCTTTGATTACACCGTTGTTAAGCTTGCCAGCAATCAGGTTGTTACCATCATTAAGCTGGTTCTTCAAAATTCTCCGGCCTTTAATGCAGGTCTGGAAAGGGGAATGATTATTACCAAAATCAATGGAAAAGTTATTACCGCAGCAAATGCTGAATCAATGGCCTCATCCATTAAAGACCAGACCGTTGTAGATCTTACCGTAGGGAAATGGCAGAACGGAACGGTTGCTGATGAAAAAAATATTACCGTTTACTATGGCTTCTCTTTTGAACAACCCATTTTATCTAAAGTTTTCGAGAAAAACGGTAAAAAAGCAGGATATCTGTATATCTATGATTTCCCGGACGGAATGACACAAACGCTGAATCAAAAATTTACAGAATTTAAGGCTGCCGGAGTACAGGAACTGATTCTGGATCTCCGCTACAATTATGGAGGTTCGGTATCATCTGCTGCTGCACTTTGCTCACTGATTCCTTCAGGGTTATCATCTGGCTCACCATTCATCATTTTTAAAGGAAATAAAAACGGGGGGGAAGTAAAAAGAACATTTGCACAGCAAATTGCCTATGATCCTAAAGCTCTTGATTTTGCCACTTTACGTGCTAATGCTTTGGGATTACAGAAAGTATTTATTCTCACATCGAACAGTACAGCATCTGCTGCGGAAATTGTCATCAACAATCTGAAGCCGTATATGCAGGTTATTCAGATCGGAGATACTACGTTAGGTAAAGATATGGCCGGATTTGTAGTGGAAGACAAGCGGAAACCAAGAAAAATTTCCTGGCAGATTCATCCGGTAATTTATAAAGTATTCAATGCCAATGGAGCCGGAGAATACAGCAATGGAATTTCTCCACAGGTCATTGTCAACGAATATGCCGGGCTGCCGCTATTACCTTTGGGTGATCCTAATGAAACTCTTATTTCTTCAGCCCTTAACGGAGGGTATTTCAAATCCGCAGGTCAGGAAAAGAATGGAGAGGCTAAGATTTTATTTCAGAGTGATGTCCCTCCAATGGTGACAGGGAAGTAA